In Bradyrhizobium lablabi, one DNA window encodes the following:
- a CDS encoding GbsR/MarR family transcriptional regulator — MTEITAKKKLPAAVERFVLHWGDMGDEWGVNRSVSQIHGLLYLSEAPMTADDIADTLGMARSNVSNSIKELLAWNLIRRVPILGDRRDHFEAETDIWEVAARIAAGRKVREIDPAVEALRACVTDAADDPTMSPVASKRLKEMLAFTELVDRWYTQMLTVPRPRLVALMKLGEKIVSFLPAGKSR, encoded by the coding sequence ATGACAGAAATAACAGCCAAGAAGAAATTGCCGGCCGCGGTCGAACGGTTTGTCCTGCATTGGGGCGACATGGGCGACGAATGGGGCGTCAATCGCTCGGTGAGCCAGATCCACGGGCTGCTTTATTTGTCCGAAGCCCCGATGACCGCCGACGATATCGCGGACACTTTGGGCATGGCGCGGTCGAACGTCTCCAACTCCATCAAGGAGCTGTTGGCCTGGAATTTGATCCGGCGCGTGCCGATCCTCGGCGACCGCCGCGATCATTTCGAGGCCGAAACCGATATCTGGGAGGTCGCGGCGCGGATCGCCGCCGGCCGCAAGGTGCGCGAGATCGACCCCGCGGTCGAAGCGCTGCGCGCCTGCGTCACCGACGCCGCCGACGATCCGACGATGAGCCCGGTTGCGAGCAAGCGGCTCAAGGAAATGCTGGCGTTCACCGAATTGGTCGACCGCTGGTATACGCAAATGTTGACCGTGCCACGCCCGAGACTGGTCGCCTTGATGAAGCTCGGCGAAAAGATCGTCAGTTTCCTGCCGGCAGGGAAGTCCAGGTAA
- a CDS encoding DUF4166 domain-containing protein has protein sequence MALQGKHSRLPAPTVPDQNIVLDDFRFRALLCRDDWERLPPATRRRFSKRLAGGETTVYVGEIVEARFAPVGWWLAQAARLIGGPLPTGSETRVPMIVTVTEDVATSGQVWTRICARRQGFPQVIHSSKRFAGPTGLEEYVGCGLCMALRILVDGQTLLFRSAGYFLQLGRRRLRLPAFLTPGVLTVGHTDLGRGEFQFTLEIVHPRFGTLIRQSAVFKEASS, from the coding sequence ATGGCGTTGCAAGGCAAACACTCCAGGCTTCCCGCGCCAACCGTTCCCGATCAAAATATCGTCCTCGACGATTTCAGATTCCGCGCGTTGCTGTGCCGCGACGATTGGGAGCGCTTGCCGCCGGCTACAAGGCGACGTTTCTCAAAGCGTCTCGCCGGGGGCGAGACCACCGTTTACGTCGGCGAGATCGTCGAGGCGAGGTTCGCTCCGGTCGGCTGGTGGCTCGCCCAGGCGGCGCGCCTGATTGGTGGACCGCTGCCGACCGGAAGCGAAACCCGTGTTCCGATGATCGTGACCGTGACCGAAGATGTGGCGACGAGCGGGCAGGTCTGGACCCGCATCTGCGCGCGCAGGCAGGGGTTTCCGCAGGTCATTCATTCATCGAAGCGCTTCGCGGGACCGACGGGTCTGGAGGAGTATGTCGGATGCGGCCTGTGCATGGCGCTGCGGATCCTGGTCGATGGACAAACCCTGTTGTTTCGCAGCGCGGGTTACTTTCTGCAGCTGGGGCGTCGCAGGCTGCGGCTGCCGGCGTTCCTGACACCCGGCGTTCTCACCGTTGGCCATACCGACCTCGGCCGCGGCGAATTCCAGTTCACGCTCGAAATCGTTCATCCCCGCTTCGGCACGCTCATACGTCAGTCTGCCGTGTTCAAGGAGGCATCGTCATGA
- a CDS encoding TIGR01777 family oxidoreductase yields MTSPYLWTLIAIQIAMGAFDTLYHHEMTERLAWRPSQRHELQLHSVRNALYALLFLTLGWLEVHGIWAILVIAVLVVEVVITLMDFVEEDMSRKLPASERINHTLLALNYGAILVLLLPILIEWAGDASAVKPAYHGFWSILAAVSAIGVGVSGLRDFAASKRLARMTHAPAGGLAKELSGRQTVMVTGATGFIGSRLVAGLTEAGHQVIALVRNPAKIDLLHPPITLITSLDQLPPDAKIDAIVNLAGEPIGNGLWTEAKRRKMIDSRIGMTEDIVRLIARLERRPAVLVNGSAIGWYGLWQDQPLTESAKAHACFSHELCDAWEKAASRAAEHGVRVVYLRIGLVVGTEGGLLTRMLTPFEFGLGGPIGSGQQWMSWIERDDLIRLIVHAVARPDINGPINATAPIPVRNMKFTEELGHRLGRPAIFRVPGTLLHYLAGDFADELLLGGQRVIPNKALSSGFVFRHETLRSAFEAIL; encoded by the coding sequence ATGACCTCACCGTATCTCTGGACGTTGATCGCCATTCAGATCGCGATGGGCGCGTTCGATACGCTTTATCATCACGAAATGACGGAGCGGCTGGCCTGGCGGCCTTCGCAGCGGCATGAGCTTCAGCTCCATAGCGTGCGCAACGCGCTTTATGCGCTGCTGTTCCTGACGCTCGGCTGGCTGGAGGTTCACGGCATCTGGGCGATACTGGTGATCGCGGTGCTTGTCGTGGAAGTCGTCATTACGTTGATGGATTTTGTCGAAGAGGACATGAGCCGGAAACTTCCGGCGAGCGAACGGATCAATCACACTTTGCTGGCGCTGAATTACGGCGCCATCCTCGTATTGTTGCTGCCGATCCTGATCGAATGGGCCGGCGACGCAAGCGCCGTCAAACCTGCGTATCACGGTTTTTGGAGCATCCTTGCCGCGGTGTCGGCCATTGGCGTCGGCGTTAGCGGCTTACGTGATTTCGCGGCATCCAAACGTCTGGCGCGAATGACCCACGCACCAGCCGGCGGCCTCGCCAAAGAATTGTCCGGACGGCAGACCGTCATGGTCACCGGCGCAACCGGCTTCATCGGCAGCCGGCTTGTCGCGGGCCTCACTGAGGCCGGTCATCAGGTCATCGCGCTGGTCCGAAATCCGGCCAAAATTGATCTGCTGCATCCGCCGATCACCCTGATTACCAGCCTCGATCAGCTGCCGCCCGATGCCAAGATCGATGCGATCGTGAATCTGGCGGGTGAGCCGATCGGCAACGGGCTGTGGACCGAGGCCAAGCGCCGCAAGATGATCGATTCCCGGATCGGGATGACCGAGGACATCGTTCGCTTGATCGCGCGCCTCGAGCGCCGGCCCGCGGTGCTGGTCAACGGTTCGGCGATCGGCTGGTACGGTCTGTGGCAGGATCAGCCCTTGACCGAGTCGGCAAAGGCCCATGCGTGTTTCAGCCATGAACTCTGCGATGCCTGGGAGAAAGCGGCAAGCCGCGCGGCAGAACATGGCGTGAGGGTCGTCTACTTGCGGATCGGTCTGGTCGTCGGCACCGAGGGCGGGTTGCTGACGCGGATGCTGACGCCATTCGAATTCGGACTTGGCGGCCCGATCGGATCGGGACAGCAGTGGATGTCATGGATCGAGCGCGACGATCTGATCCGCCTGATCGTTCATGCCGTCGCAAGGCCCGATATCAACGGACCGATCAACGCGACCGCGCCGATCCCCGTCCGCAACATGAAATTCACCGAGGAGCTCGGCCACCGGCTTGGGCGCCCCGCGATATTTCGTGTTCCGGGAACATTGCTTCATTATCTGGCCGGCGATTTTGCGGACGAACTTCTATTGGGCGGGCAGCGCGTGATCCCGAACAAGGCCTTGAGCAGCGGTTTTGTGTTTCGGCATGAAACCCTGCGCAGTGCTTTCGAGGCCATTCTGTAA
- a CDS encoding LysR family transcriptional regulator: MTTLDISTVQAFLLVAELQSFTRAAEALGTTQAAVSMKLQRLEAVTGKRLVERSPRAVRLTADGVGFLDSARALMEAHDRALSGERPARQQMSLGISDHAAGPELVPLLERLHAVSPQLSLAVSIGFSRSLLEAYDGGDLDAVIVRQEGSRRGGEKLTEDEFGWFAAPRLQWHRGEKLRLATLAPPCGVRATAVRALEKSGIEWNEAFVGGGVTAVIAAALAGLAVAPLARRIAPPGMVDIGPANGLPQLGFSKVMLHSKVSEPLKLAALRTLAATFRSVVAAT; the protein is encoded by the coding sequence ATGACCACCCTCGATATTTCTACGGTACAGGCCTTCCTGCTGGTGGCTGAACTGCAAAGCTTTACCCGCGCAGCGGAAGCGCTCGGCACCACCCAGGCCGCCGTCAGCATGAAGCTGCAGAGGCTCGAGGCCGTGACCGGCAAGCGGCTGGTCGAACGCTCGCCGCGTGCGGTCAGGTTGACGGCCGACGGTGTGGGGTTTCTCGATTCGGCGCGCGCCCTGATGGAGGCCCACGATCGCGCTTTGTCGGGCGAGCGGCCGGCCCGGCAGCAGATGTCGCTCGGGATCAGTGATCATGCCGCGGGTCCGGAACTGGTGCCTCTGCTCGAAAGGCTACATGCGGTGTCCCCCCAGCTTTCGCTCGCGGTGAGCATCGGTTTTTCGCGCAGCCTGCTGGAAGCCTACGATGGCGGAGATCTGGACGCGGTGATCGTGCGGCAGGAAGGCAGCCGGCGCGGCGGCGAGAAGCTGACCGAGGACGAATTCGGCTGGTTCGCTGCGCCGCGGCTGCAATGGCACCGCGGCGAAAAGTTGCGGCTGGCGACGCTGGCGCCACCTTGCGGGGTGCGCGCGACCGCGGTTCGCGCGCTGGAAAAGTCAGGCATCGAGTGGAACGAGGCGTTTGTCGGCGGCGGCGTGACGGCGGTGATCGCGGCCGCGCTCGCGGGCCTCGCGGTCGCGCCCCTGGCGCGGCGGATCGCGCCACCGGGCATGGTCGATATCGGACCCGCAAACGGATTGCCGCAGCTTGGGTTCTCCAAGGTGATGTTGCATTCGAAGGTCAGCGAGCCCTTAAAACTCGCCGCGCTGCGGACGCTAGCGGCAACATTCCGGAGCGTGGTTGCGGCGACCTGA
- a CDS encoding tautomerase family protein produces MPLITVTYSSPRTAPSLKADIAAAVSELTAQILHKDPKVTAIIVKSVDAADWFAGGKSLADERLASYWLDIHISEGTNTKDEKAAYLAAMFKRMGELLGPLHNESYLHVDEVRGDAYGFGGLTQERRYIAGKLEVSPQRAAR; encoded by the coding sequence ATGCCGCTCATCACTGTCACTTATTCGAGCCCGCGCACCGCGCCGTCGCTGAAGGCCGACATTGCCGCCGCCGTCTCGGAACTCACCGCCCAAATCCTGCACAAGGATCCGAAGGTCACGGCGATCATCGTCAAGTCAGTCGACGCGGCCGACTGGTTCGCCGGCGGCAAGTCGCTCGCGGACGAGAGGCTCGCCAGCTACTGGCTCGACATCCACATCAGCGAAGGGACCAACACCAAGGACGAAAAGGCGGCCTATCTCGCGGCCATGTTCAAGCGCATGGGCGAATTACTCGGGCCGCTGCACAATGAGAGCTATCTCCACGTCGACGAAGTCCGGGGTGATGCCTATGGCTTTGGCGGGCTGACGCAGGAGCGTCGCTACATCGCCGGCAAGCTCGAGGTTTCGCCGCAACGCGCCGCTAGATGA
- the lipB gene encoding lipoyl(octanoyl) transferase LipB, which translates to MVNDRQSLDLTTFAGPACGAVEWRISGSQVAYPEAVAAMEARVAEIAAGSAPELVWLLEHPPLYTLGTSGKASDLLEPRFPIFATGRGGQLTYHGPGQRVAYVMLDLKRRRPDVRAYVAALEQWIIRTLAAFNVRGERREDRVGVWVKRPDKGKDFEDKIAAIGVRLKRWVSFHGIAINVEPELAHFDAIVPCGVVDPRYGVTSLADLGHVLTMADVDIALRQAFEEVFGPREARLPVATV; encoded by the coding sequence ATGGTTAATGACCGCCAAAGCCTTGATTTGACGACGTTCGCGGGCCCTGCTTGCGGCGCGGTCGAATGGCGGATTTCCGGCTCCCAGGTCGCCTATCCCGAGGCCGTGGCGGCCATGGAGGCACGGGTTGCGGAGATCGCGGCCGGCAGCGCGCCGGAACTGGTCTGGCTCTTGGAACACCCCCCGCTCTACACCTTGGGGACCAGCGGCAAGGCCTCGGACCTGCTGGAGCCGAGGTTTCCGATATTTGCCACCGGCCGCGGCGGGCAGCTCACCTATCACGGCCCCGGCCAGCGGGTGGCCTATGTGATGCTCGACCTCAAGCGGCGGCGGCCTGACGTACGGGCCTATGTTGCCGCCCTGGAGCAATGGATCATCCGGACGCTGGCGGCTTTCAATGTACGCGGCGAGCGGCGCGAGGATCGCGTCGGCGTCTGGGTGAAGCGGCCAGACAAGGGCAAAGACTTCGAAGACAAGATTGCCGCCATCGGGGTGCGGCTCAAGCGCTGGGTGTCGTTCCACGGCATCGCGATCAATGTCGAGCCGGAGCTTGCACATTTCGACGCGATCGTACCTTGTGGTGTGGTCGATCCGCGCTACGGCGTCACCAGTCTTGCCGATCTCGGCCATGTCCTGACCATGGCGGACGTCGACATCGCGCTCCGGCAAGCCTTCGAGGAAGTGTTCGGTCCGCGGGAAGCGCGGCTGCCGGTAGCGACAGTCTAG
- a CDS encoding FliM/FliN family flagellar motor switch protein, translating into MPTLDKVSVDLMVVLGTTTMPIHQVMRLSRGAIIELDATEADEVKILANNLPIASGVVLVDRNRIAVEVKQMLPKSPGVR; encoded by the coding sequence GTGCCAACCCTCGATAAAGTCAGTGTCGACCTCATGGTGGTCCTCGGGACCACCACGATGCCCATCCATCAGGTAATGCGGCTGAGCCGCGGCGCCATCATCGAACTGGACGCCACCGAGGCGGACGAGGTCAAGATCCTCGCCAACAACCTGCCGATCGCCAGCGGCGTGGTGCTGGTCGATCGCAACCGGATCGCGGTCGAAGTCAAGCAAATGCTGCCGAAATCCCCCGGCGTTCGGTAG
- a CDS encoding polysaccharide deacetylase family protein, with the protein MIGNVSVGVRTRPGAALFLTLLLACITGRPVAAADCPGHPDALGTSRVLVVDPREHPRIGTMQYPETLPLEDHEVVLTFDDGPLPRNSNQVLDILASQCVKATFFTIGRMAQAYPEGVRKLRAAGHSIGTHTEDHPLTMDKMPIERAKQEIDDGIASVKTALGDDAALAPFFRVPGLLRADGVEEYLASQGIQIWSADFLADDWRHISSSRVYDLAIKRLEEKGKGILLLHDIQARTVAALPKILHELKARGYRIVHVVPATAERPATPTEPVQWQLHPPSENVAISHWPKVPNFAFSGDETLSTRVLPELDWREAQAMTLAEALDHGRGNARGVPLPREAPWPRQMELPLDRAAPELPVPAQIIFEVQEGLHVALRAAAPPPHRTEQTVAEHEVRSIEKGKSRRASRGKPHSGHARQIASHATPHPAQGHGGKLKHLVQVRKRSA; encoded by the coding sequence ATGATCGGTAATGTGTCAGTCGGCGTCCGGACGCGGCCAGGGGCCGCTCTATTCCTGACACTGCTGCTGGCCTGCATCACCGGCCGGCCCGTCGCTGCCGCCGATTGTCCCGGCCATCCCGACGCGCTCGGCACCTCACGGGTCCTGGTGGTTGATCCGAGGGAGCATCCCCGGATCGGCACCATGCAATATCCGGAAACCTTGCCGCTCGAAGACCATGAGGTTGTGCTGACGTTCGATGACGGGCCGCTGCCGCGCAACAGCAATCAGGTCCTGGACATTCTCGCCTCGCAATGCGTGAAGGCGACCTTCTTCACCATCGGCCGCATGGCGCAGGCCTATCCCGAAGGCGTCCGCAAGCTGCGCGCCGCCGGCCACAGCATCGGCACCCACACCGAGGACCATCCGCTCACGATGGATAAGATGCCGATCGAACGCGCCAAGCAGGAGATCGATGACGGCATTGCCTCGGTGAAAACGGCACTTGGTGACGACGCAGCCCTGGCGCCGTTCTTTCGAGTTCCCGGGCTGCTCCGCGCCGACGGCGTCGAAGAGTATTTGGCATCGCAGGGCATCCAGATCTGGAGCGCCGATTTTCTGGCCGACGACTGGCGGCATATTTCGTCCTCACGCGTGTACGATCTCGCGATCAAGCGGCTCGAGGAGAAGGGCAAAGGCATTCTGCTGCTCCACGACATCCAGGCGCGAACGGTCGCGGCATTGCCGAAGATCCTGCACGAGCTGAAGGCGCGCGGCTACCGCATCGTCCACGTAGTGCCGGCGACGGCGGAGCGGCCGGCGACGCCGACCGAGCCGGTGCAATGGCAGTTGCATCCGCCATCGGAAAATGTGGCGATCTCGCACTGGCCCAAAGTTCCGAATTTTGCCTTTAGCGGCGATGAAACCCTGTCCACCCGCGTGCTGCCGGAGCTGGACTGGCGTGAGGCGCAAGCGATGACGCTTGCGGAGGCGCTCGATCACGGAAGGGGCAACGCGCGCGGCGTTCCGCTGCCCCGCGAAGCCCCCTGGCCGCGGCAAATGGAGCTCCCGTTGGACCGCGCCGCGCCGGAGCTACCGGTGCCGGCGCAGATTATCTTCGAGGTCCAGGAAGGGCTGCACGTCGCCTTGCGCGCCGCGGCGCCCCCGCCTCACCGTACCGAACAAACCGTTGCGGAGCACGAAGTCCGTTCGATCGAGAAGGGCAAATCGCGGCGGGCCAGCCGTGGCAAACCTCACTCCGGGCACGCTCGCCAAATTGCCAGTCACGCAACTCCGCATCCGGCGCAAGGGCATGGCGGCAAGCTGAAGCATTTGGTCCAGGTCAGAAAACGAAGCGCGTGA